From a single Vespula pensylvanica isolate Volc-1 chromosome 24, ASM1446617v1, whole genome shotgun sequence genomic region:
- the LOC122637122 gene encoding phosphorylase b kinase gamma catalytic chain, skeletal muscle/heart isoform isoform X1, translated as MAKDEGDDLLPDKDAAKGFYAKYEPKEILGRGISSTVRRCIEKETGIEYAAKIIDISNEPHESTEGHTMKDATLQEVHILRRVAGHPYIIELHDVFESSTFIFLIFELCKNGELFDYLTSVVTLSEKKTRYIMRQVFEGVLHVHNQGIVHRDLKPENILLDDSLNVKITDFGFARMLKSGDKLYDLCGTPGYLAPEVLKCNMFENADGYGFEVDIWACGVIMFTLLVGCPPFWHRKQMVMLRNIMEGKYSFTSPEWADITEAPKDLIRKLLVVDPKKRISIKEALEHSFFHTVLWDQDIAPLKRSLSSNSRRLSRISQLALELKAKSFNARRRFQLAILCVRAVIRIKRLHITPEPLSTQVACTDPYRIKILRKIIDGCAFRVYGHWVKKGEGQNRAALFENAPKTELKHLYVSNLSR; from the exons AGGGATATCGTCGACTGTAAGAAGatgtatagaaaaagaaactggtATAGAATACGCGGCTAAGATTATAGATATTAGCAACGAACCTCACGAGTCTACCGAAGGACATACTATGAAAGATGCTACGTTACAGGAAGTACATATTTTGCGTAGAGTAGCCGGACACCCTTATATCA TTGAATTACACGATGTATTCGAATCTAgcacgtttatatttttaatttttgaactTTGTAAAAATGGGGAACTATTCGACTACCTCACATCCGTCGTAACGCTGTCCGAAAAGAAAACGCGTTATATCATGAGACAAGTATTTGAAGGAGTTCTGCATGTACATAATCAGGGTATAGTTCATAGAGATTTGAAACCAGAAAATATATTGCTCGACGATAGccttaatgtaaaaataacaGATTTTGGCTTTGCAAGGATGTTGAAATCTGGAGATAAATTATACG ATCTGTGCGGAACACCCGGATATCTAGCACCGGAAGTCTTGAAGTGCAACATGTTCGAAAATGCCGATGGTTACGGATTCGAAGTCGACAT ATGGGCTTGTGGAGTGATTATGTTTACCTTATTAGTTGGTTGTCCCCCATTTTGGCATCGAAAACAAATGGTCATGCTAAGGAATATAATGGAAGGAAAGTATTCGTTTACATCTCCAGAATGGGCAGACATCACAG aAGCTCCaaaagatttaataagaaaattattagttgTTGacccaaaaaaaagaatatcgataaaagaagcattggaacattcttttttccataCAGTG TTGTGGGATCAAGACATCGCCCCTCTAAAGCGTTCACTGTCATCTAACTCACGACGTCTGAGTAGGATATCTCAATTAGCTttg GAATTAAAGGCAAAGTCATTTAATGCACGAAGAAGATTTCAGTTAGCGATTCTTTGCGTTCGAGCAGTGATACGTATTAAACGACTTCACATTACGCCCGAACCACTTTCGACTCAAGTGGCTTGCACCGATCCTTACAGAATAAAGATCTTACGAAAG attatCGATGGCTGTGCATTTAGAGTTTACGGGCATTGGgttaaaaaaggagaaggacaGAATCGAGCAGCCCTTTTCGAAAATGCACCAAAGACGGAACTAAAACATCTTTACGTTAGCAATTTGAGTAGATAA
- the LOC122637122 gene encoding phosphorylase b kinase gamma catalytic chain, skeletal muscle/heart isoform isoform X2 — protein sequence MAKDEGDDLLPDKDAAKGFYAKYEPKEILGRGISSTVRRCIEKETGIEYAAKIIDISNEPHESTEGHTMKDATLQEVHILRRVAGHPYIIELHDVFESSTFIFLIFELCKNGELFDYLTSVVTLSEKKTRYIMRQVFEGVLHVHNQGIVHRDLKPENILLDDSLNVKITDFGFARMLKSGDKLYDLCGTPGYLAPEVLKCNMFENADGYGFEVDIWACGVIMFTLLVGCPPFWHRKQMVMLRNIMEGKYSFTSPEWADITEAPKDLIRKLLVVDPKKRISIKEALEHSFFHTVELKAKSFNARRRFQLAILCVRAVIRIKRLHITPEPLSTQVACTDPYRIKILRKIIDGCAFRVYGHWVKKGEGQNRAALFENAPKTELKHLYVSNLSR from the exons AGGGATATCGTCGACTGTAAGAAGatgtatagaaaaagaaactggtATAGAATACGCGGCTAAGATTATAGATATTAGCAACGAACCTCACGAGTCTACCGAAGGACATACTATGAAAGATGCTACGTTACAGGAAGTACATATTTTGCGTAGAGTAGCCGGACACCCTTATATCA TTGAATTACACGATGTATTCGAATCTAgcacgtttatatttttaatttttgaactTTGTAAAAATGGGGAACTATTCGACTACCTCACATCCGTCGTAACGCTGTCCGAAAAGAAAACGCGTTATATCATGAGACAAGTATTTGAAGGAGTTCTGCATGTACATAATCAGGGTATAGTTCATAGAGATTTGAAACCAGAAAATATATTGCTCGACGATAGccttaatgtaaaaataacaGATTTTGGCTTTGCAAGGATGTTGAAATCTGGAGATAAATTATACG ATCTGTGCGGAACACCCGGATATCTAGCACCGGAAGTCTTGAAGTGCAACATGTTCGAAAATGCCGATGGTTACGGATTCGAAGTCGACAT ATGGGCTTGTGGAGTGATTATGTTTACCTTATTAGTTGGTTGTCCCCCATTTTGGCATCGAAAACAAATGGTCATGCTAAGGAATATAATGGAAGGAAAGTATTCGTTTACATCTCCAGAATGGGCAGACATCACAG aAGCTCCaaaagatttaataagaaaattattagttgTTGacccaaaaaaaagaatatcgataaaagaagcattggaacattcttttttccataCAGTG GAATTAAAGGCAAAGTCATTTAATGCACGAAGAAGATTTCAGTTAGCGATTCTTTGCGTTCGAGCAGTGATACGTATTAAACGACTTCACATTACGCCCGAACCACTTTCGACTCAAGTGGCTTGCACCGATCCTTACAGAATAAAGATCTTACGAAAG attatCGATGGCTGTGCATTTAGAGTTTACGGGCATTGGgttaaaaaaggagaaggacaGAATCGAGCAGCCCTTTTCGAAAATGCACCAAAGACGGAACTAAAACATCTTTACGTTAGCAATTTGAGTAGATAA